From a region of the Odoribacter splanchnicus DSM 20712 genome:
- a CDS encoding class II aldolase/adducin family protein, protein MEITDKHIEQFLAAAHQTGERRLTRCSSGNLSWRIGEFALISATGSWLPELQAGQISICRVATGEITNGIHPSMESGFHLQILQNRPDVNVVLHCQSIYATTIACMKKKPDNFNVSIEIPCYCGREIAIVPYYRPGSAELAKAVSEALLNHDAALLEKHGQVYAGKDLKSTIEKAEFLEMACEIMIHSGMNYNPLTLPEIEELEQYLRGKHR, encoded by the coding sequence ATGGAAATTACAGATAAACACATTGAACAATTCCTGGCAGCTGCACATCAAACCGGCGAACGGCGGTTGACCCGTTGCAGCAGTGGTAATCTATCCTGGCGTATCGGCGAATTCGCCCTGATCTCGGCAACAGGCTCCTGGCTTCCCGAACTGCAAGCCGGCCAAATCTCCATTTGCCGGGTCGCGACCGGTGAAATCACAAACGGTATCCACCCTTCTATGGAAAGCGGCTTTCATTTACAAATCCTGCAAAACCGCCCTGATGTAAATGTCGTATTGCATTGCCAAAGTATTTATGCCACGACGATTGCCTGCATGAAAAAGAAACCCGATAATTTCAATGTCAGTATAGAAATCCCCTGTTATTGCGGGAGAGAAATAGCCATCGTCCCCTACTATCGTCCCGGTTCGGCCGAATTAGCGAAGGCTGTCAGCGAAGCCCTGCTCAATCACGATGCTGCACTTCTGGAAAAACACGGACAAGTATACGCCGGAAAAGATTTGAAAAGTACGATTGAAAAAGCTGAATTTCTGGAAATGGCCTGTGAAATCATGATCCATAGCGGCATGAATTACAACCCGCTCACTTTGCCGGAAATCGAAGAACTGGAGCAATACCTCCGCGGCAAACACCGATAA
- a CDS encoding PdxA family dehydrogenase, which translates to MELLRSGLPSYYYICKLQTEYDMENRLTVGFTHGDVNGIGYELIIKMMAENRICEVCTPVLFGSSKVAAYHRKALNIENFSLNSIQNARDANPKRCNIVNCVDDAIKVDLGQETPESDDAAVLALKAALTALDRNEIDVLVGAPQGCNSFKPAASCPVFFSERYETRNVMPLLVGEKMKMGFVTNHLPFRDIAGNITVNNIYYKLKLLDACLKKDFTIRKPRIAVLGLNPHSGENCMYGEEEKNVIIPAIERARDNGIMALGPYAPDGLFSGVEFEKFDVILAMYHDQGMIPFKTIEGNEGAVLLAGLPIVYTSTVHGMAYDITGQGIADESGMRNALYLAIDVYNNRQMNAELAQNPLRHYDIASNSNESDLNVEQIAGIEKEME; encoded by the coding sequence ATGGAATTACTACGATCGGGTTTGCCCAGTTATTATTATATTTGTAAGCTACAAACAGAGTATGATATGGAGAATAGACTTACAGTGGGATTTACTCATGGAGATGTCAATGGTATTGGCTATGAGTTGATCATTAAAATGATGGCAGAAAACCGGATCTGCGAAGTATGTACCCCGGTATTGTTCGGATCCTCGAAGGTGGCTGCTTATCATCGGAAAGCTTTAAATATAGAAAATTTCAGTTTGAATAGTATTCAGAATGCCCGTGATGCGAATCCGAAAAGGTGTAATATCGTCAATTGTGTCGACGATGCGATCAAAGTGGATTTGGGCCAGGAGACGCCGGAATCGGACGATGCGGCGGTGCTGGCATTGAAGGCTGCTCTGACTGCTTTGGACCGGAATGAGATCGATGTCCTGGTAGGAGCTCCTCAAGGGTGCAATTCCTTTAAGCCCGCAGCGAGTTGTCCGGTATTTTTTAGCGAAAGATATGAAACCCGTAATGTCATGCCGCTGTTGGTGGGTGAAAAGATGAAGATGGGATTCGTTACCAATCATCTGCCGTTCCGGGATATTGCCGGAAATATTACGGTCAACAATATTTACTATAAACTGAAGTTGCTGGATGCTTGTCTGAAGAAAGATTTTACCATCCGGAAGCCCCGGATTGCCGTATTGGGACTCAATCCCCATTCCGGCGAGAACTGTATGTATGGGGAAGAAGAGAAGAATGTGATTATTCCGGCGATCGAACGAGCCCGGGATAATGGGATCATGGCTTTGGGACCTTATGCGCCGGACGGATTGTTCAGTGGTGTAGAATTTGAAAAATTCGATGTTATTCTGGCCATGTATCACGACCAGGGGATGATTCCTTTCAAAACGATAGAGGGTAATGAAGGAGCGGTGTTATTGGCAGGATTGCCTATTGTATATACCTCTACGGTGCATGGTATGGCGTATGATATTACCGGACAGGGTATAGCGGATGAATCGGGTATGCGTAATGCACTTTATCTGGCTATCGATGTGTATAATAACCGGCAGATGAATGCCGAGTTAGCCCAGAATCCCCTGAGACATTACGACATCGCTTCCAATAGTAACGAAAGCGATTTGAATGTCGAGCAGATTGCCGGAATTGAAAAAGAGATGGAATAA
- the rpsO gene encoding 30S ribosomal protein S15: protein MYLSAEKKEELFSQYGKSNKDTGSAESQIALFSYRINHLTEHLKANHKDFGTQKALIKLVGKRRALLDYLKDRDIERYRAIIKALNIRK, encoded by the coding sequence ATGTATTTATCAGCAGAAAAAAAAGAAGAACTTTTTTCTCAATACGGGAAGTCTAATAAAGATACGGGTTCTGCGGAATCTCAGATAGCTTTATTTTCCTACCGTATCAATCATTTGACCGAGCATCTGAAAGCCAATCACAAAGATTTCGGTACTCAGAAAGCATTGATCAAATTAGTTGGAAAACGCCGGGCATTGCTTGACTATTTGAAAGACCGCGACATTGAAAGATATCGTGCTATCATTAAAGCTTTGAATATACGTAAATAA
- the pnp gene encoding polyribonucleotide nucleotidyltransferase, whose amino-acid sequence MMNVIEKNITLADGRVITLETGKLAKQADGAVMLKMGNTMLLATVVSAQDAGPDVDFMPLSVDYKEKFASVGRFPGGFTRREGKSSDYEILVSRLVDRALRPLFPDDYHAETFVQVTLYSADEESMPDALAGLAASAALAVSDIPFHGPISEVRVARIQGEFVINPTASALKEADLDIMVGATYENIMMVEGEMNEVSEKEMLDAIKFAHAAIKEQCVAQQELAAAVGKEKRTYCHEVNDEELRKDIWDKCYQKAYDVARQCNANKHLRGELLDNVRAEYLASLPEEEQIEKAMLVGRYYHDVEKEAMRRMILDEGVRLDGRTTEQIRPIWCEVGYLPGPHGSSIFTRGETQSLSSVTLGTKLDEKIIDEATIQGKERFLLHYNFPPFSTGEAKASRGVGRREIGHGNLALRALKRMIPEDFPYTVRVVSDILESNGSSSMATVCAGTLALMDAGVPMKKPVTGIAMGLITDKGCAKYAVLSDILGDEDHLGDMDFKVTGTRDGITATQMDIKVDGLSYEIMEQALEQAKRGRMHIMDIITETMPAPREDLKPHAPRIVTVTIDKDQIGALIGPGGKIIQDIQEKSGATINIEEVGNKGIVDVSATNKESIDKALARIRAIVAKPEVGEVYDGIVKSIMPFGAFIEILPGKDGLLHVSEIDYKRIEKVEDVLKEGDHIQVKLLEVDPKTGKLRLSHKALLPKPEGYQERSERPRGDRNDRGERRERPERHDRGERRERPERRESRPERTEDNQETGSEE is encoded by the coding sequence ATTATGAACGTTATTGAAAAGAACATTACTCTGGCTGACGGAAGAGTAATTACGCTGGAAACCGGCAAATTGGCAAAACAGGCAGATGGTGCTGTGATGCTGAAAATGGGCAATACGATGTTGCTCGCGACTGTGGTTTCTGCTCAGGATGCAGGTCCTGATGTAGATTTTATGCCCTTGTCTGTAGATTATAAAGAAAAATTCGCCTCTGTCGGACGTTTCCCGGGAGGTTTTACACGGAGAGAAGGAAAATCTTCGGATTACGAAATATTGGTATCCCGTTTAGTCGACCGGGCATTGCGTCCTCTGTTCCCGGACGATTATCATGCAGAGACTTTTGTACAGGTGACCCTGTATTCGGCCGATGAAGAATCGATGCCGGATGCATTGGCCGGACTCGCTGCATCGGCAGCTTTGGCTGTCAGCGATATCCCTTTCCATGGTCCGATCTCCGAGGTACGGGTTGCCCGTATCCAGGGAGAATTTGTGATCAATCCGACGGCTTCCGCTTTGAAAGAGGCCGATCTGGATATCATGGTCGGAGCTACCTATGAAAATATTATGATGGTAGAAGGCGAGATGAACGAAGTTTCTGAAAAAGAAATGCTGGACGCCATCAAGTTTGCACATGCAGCTATTAAAGAACAGTGTGTAGCTCAGCAAGAACTGGCTGCTGCTGTCGGAAAAGAAAAACGGACGTATTGTCACGAAGTGAACGATGAGGAACTGCGTAAGGATATTTGGGACAAGTGTTACCAAAAAGCCTATGATGTGGCACGGCAGTGTAATGCAAACAAACACCTGCGTGGCGAATTGTTGGACAATGTACGGGCCGAATACCTGGCTTCTCTGCCTGAAGAAGAGCAGATCGAAAAAGCCATGTTGGTGGGACGTTATTACCACGATGTGGAAAAAGAAGCGATGCGCCGGATGATTTTGGACGAAGGGGTACGTCTGGATGGACGTACTACCGAACAGATCCGGCCGATCTGGTGTGAAGTAGGTTATCTGCCCGGACCTCACGGATCTTCGATCTTTACCCGCGGTGAGACACAGTCTTTGTCGTCTGTTACCCTGGGAACGAAACTGGATGAGAAAATTATCGATGAGGCTACTATTCAGGGAAAAGAAAGATTTTTATTGCACTATAATTTCCCGCCGTTCTCAACCGGAGAGGCTAAAGCTTCACGGGGAGTAGGACGTCGTGAGATCGGTCACGGGAACCTGGCTTTACGGGCATTGAAACGGATGATTCCGGAAGATTTCCCTTATACGGTCCGCGTGGTATCCGATATTCTGGAATCCAACGGTTCGTCTTCCATGGCTACCGTATGTGCCGGAACGCTGGCTTTGATGGATGCCGGTGTACCGATGAAAAAACCGGTGACAGGTATCGCTATGGGATTGATTACCGATAAAGGGTGTGCTAAATATGCTGTATTGTCCGATATCCTGGGCGACGAGGATCACCTGGGCGATATGGACTTCAAAGTAACAGGAACCCGTGACGGTATTACCGCTACCCAGATGGATATCAAGGTAGACGGACTTTCTTATGAAATTATGGAACAGGCTTTGGAACAAGCGAAACGAGGACGGATGCATATCATGGATATCATCACCGAAACCATGCCGGCTCCGCGTGAAGACCTGAAACCGCACGCTCCCCGTATTGTTACCGTTACTATCGACAAAGATCAGATCGGTGCGCTGATTGGTCCCGGAGGAAAGATTATCCAGGATATTCAGGAAAAATCAGGTGCTACCATCAATATTGAAGAAGTTGGTAATAAAGGTATTGTCGACGTTTCGGCTACCAATAAGGAATCGATCGATAAGGCGCTGGCACGGATTCGGGCTATCGTCGCTAAACCGGAAGTTGGTGAGGTGTACGACGGTATTGTAAAATCGATTATGCCTTTCGGTGCTTTTATTGAAATCCTGCCGGGAAAAGACGGTTTGTTGCATGTCTCTGAAATTGATTACAAACGGATCGAGAAAGTAGAGGATGTATTGAAAGAAGGCGATCATATTCAGGTGAAATTACTGGAAGTGGATCCTAAAACCGGAAAATTACGTTTGTCACACAAGGCATTGCTGCCGAAACCGGAAGGTTATCAGGAAAGATCAGAGCGTCCGCGTGGTGATAGAAATGACCGGGGTGAAAGACGGGAACGTCCGGAAAGACACGATCGTGGCGAAAGACGTGAACGTCCCGAACGTCGTGAATCACGGCCTGAAAGGACGGAGGACAATCAGGAAACCGGTAGTGAGGAATAA
- a CDS encoding DUF1573 domain-containing protein — MKRFIFLLVALMPVLVFAQKAKIDFTTTSHNFGTINENAGKAIFDFSFKNTGNVPLILTNVRAGCGCTTPVWSREPVAPGQTGSIKVAFDPRNRPGAFVKSITVNSNASNSVVSLTIRGNVTRKPLGPYDQYKFNIGALKLTSNTINLGAINNNQVLERKIEVINSENKPARLQVISEHPHLTVSVSPTTLTKDQKATISIKYDATKKNDWGFVTDKIQLQVNDKTTGDITVAATISEDFSHYNGNFEKAPAISLSETEYTLNDLDKNSTYTHEFTIQNIGKSELVIRKIKTSDSNLSVTASRDTVKPGKKIKVNLSVKTGNAKKLIKIIQFTTNDPHNPIMTYKLIGNLK; from the coding sequence ATGAAAAGATTTATTTTTTTGTTGGTGGCCCTAATGCCTGTTTTGGTTTTTGCTCAGAAAGCTAAAATCGATTTTACAACAACCTCTCACAATTTCGGTACGATCAATGAAAATGCCGGTAAAGCGATTTTTGATTTTTCATTTAAAAACACAGGAAATGTTCCTTTGATCCTGACCAACGTACGGGCCGGATGTGGTTGTACAACACCGGTATGGAGCAGAGAACCGGTAGCTCCCGGTCAAACAGGCAGCATCAAAGTGGCTTTCGATCCACGCAACCGTCCGGGTGCTTTCGTTAAAAGCATTACAGTCAATTCCAATGCTTCCAATTCGGTCGTATCGTTAACGATACGGGGTAATGTCACCCGGAAACCGTTAGGCCCGTACGATCAGTATAAATTCAATATAGGGGCATTAAAATTAACGAGCAACACGATCAATCTGGGGGCGATCAATAACAACCAGGTACTGGAACGGAAGATAGAGGTGATCAATAGTGAAAATAAACCCGCCCGACTTCAGGTAATCAGTGAACATCCCCATCTGACAGTAAGTGTCAGTCCTACGACCCTGACTAAAGATCAAAAAGCCACGATTTCGATCAAATACGATGCCACCAAGAAGAACGACTGGGGATTTGTTACCGATAAAATTCAACTGCAGGTAAACGATAAAACAACCGGGGACATTACCGTTGCAGCAACGATCAGCGAAGATTTCTCCCACTATAACGGTAATTTTGAAAAGGCTCCTGCAATTTCTTTATCGGAAACGGAATACACCCTGAACGATCTGGATAAAAACAGTACCTACACCCATGAATTCACCATTCAAAACATCGGAAAATCGGAACTGGTCATTCGTAAAATAAAAACTTCAGATTCCAATCTTTCGGTCACAGCTTCCAGAGATACGGTCAAACCAGGAAAAAAAATCAAAGTTAATCTGAGTGTAAAAACCGGAAATGCCAAAAAATTAATTAAAATCATCCAGTTCACGACCAACGATCCTCACAATCCGATTATGACTTATAAATTGATCGGTAATCTGAAATAA